A stretch of DNA from Nonlabens ponticola:
TTGCTGGCCTTATGACTAAAGAGCAGCTACTTAAGATTGATGCTCAAAATATCTGGCATCCATTAACGCAACATAAAACCGCTGCAGCGCCTTTACCTATTGCACGAGCAGAAGGTAATTACCTGATCGATCATAACGGCAAGAAACACCTTGATGCTATATCTAGCTGGTACACTTGTAGTTACGGTCATGTAAATCCTGTGCTCACAAATGCTCTTAAAGAACAGGTTGATCAATTACATCACGTGGTTTTTGCAGGAATGACACATGAACCAGCGGCACGTCTGTCAGAAAAGCTGCTTAATATTCTACCTTATAATCAGTCAAAATTGTTCTTTTCTGAAAATGGCTCGACCAGTGTTGAGATTGCGATCAAGATGGCGTTTCAATATCATTTTAATCGTGGTGAGAAACGCAATGTTGTTTTAGCCTTAGAAAATGGTTTTCACGGCGATACGTTTGGTGCGATGAGTGCCTCTGGATTGTCGGTTTATAATGGACCTTTTGAGGATTTGCTTATTAAAGTTGAGCGCATTCCAGCACCAACTTCTAACAATATTGAAGAGGTTCTGGAAGAAGCAGCAAGAATTTTTGAAGAGCATCAGGTTTCCAGTTTCATTTATGAACCGCTGGTACAAGGCGCTGCCGCGATGCAGTTAAACGATCCGCAGGCTTTGTGCAGATTGTTGAGATTGTGTCAAGAATATGGAGTGGTTACCATTGCCGATGAGGTGATGACCGGATTTGGTAAAACAGGAACTTATTTTGCCAGTGATCACGTGCTCAACAAACCAGACATTATGTGCTTATCCAAGGCATTGACTGGTGGCATTATGCCCATGGCAATTACTAGTTGCTCGCAAGAGATTTATGATGCTTTTCTAGACGATGATACCAGTCGTGGATTTTTTCATGGTCACACCTATTCTGGGAATCCGTTGGGATGCGCAGTCGCAGCCGCTGCGATTGATTTATTGACTAGCGATGAGATCCAGCACCAACTCAAAGCTATAGTCAAGGCTCACCAGCTTTTTAAGTCAAGACTGTTGGAGCATGATCAAGTTGAATCAGTACGTACCTGCGGTGTGATTCTCGCCTTTGATCTTGTTGGTGAAATATCGCGCTATGGCGATGAGCGCAATGCGATATTTCAATGGTTTTGGAATAAGGAGATCTTCTTGAGACCGTTGGGAAGAACTATATACATCGTACCACCATTTACTACCACTGCGGTAGAGTTGCAGCAAGTGTATGAAGTGATGATAGAGTTTCTGGATCAGCGGTAAGTTTTTGATTTGTTGAAGTAAGTTTAGACCCATTTTCCTCATTTTTGCAGGCTCTTATGCTGCTAGAAAATCCTATTTACATTCATGATACGGCGCTGGTTTCACCATTGGGCGATACTGGTTTTGATTCTCATCAAACCAATTTTGCACAGCAAGATGATGTTCTGGTAGGTCGTATCGATGATCAATTTAAACAAGAACTTGAGGTGCTTGTCAAAAAACATCCTAAGTATCGCAATCTCGACAGATCTACGTTGCTCGCTATTCTAGCCGCTAGAAAGTTGCAGATTACTGATGCACAAACGGCGGTAAATATAGGTAGCAGTCGTGGTGCAACGGGAATTTGGGAAGATGCGTATAGTAGCTTTCGCGAAAGCGGAACAACACCAACGCAAACCTCACCACTAACAACATTAGGAAATTTAAGTAGCTGGGTTGCACAGGATTTAGGAACTATAGGAACCGCTTTTTCCCACAGTATCACGTGCGCCACCGCTTCACACGCAGTGCTTAATGCTATCGCGTGGTTAAACGCAGGAATGGCAACCAGCTTTATCGCCGGTGGTGCAGAGGCGCCGCTTACTGATTTCACTATTAAACAGATGCAGGCGTTGCGTATCTATTCCCAACAATCTGCCGAGTTTCCTTGCCGTGCCTTGGATCAAAATAAGAATCAAAACATGATGATTCTAGGCGAGGCAGCGGCGTGTTTACTGTTGTCAAAAAAGCCTGTCAAAGGTGGTATCAAAATTATAGGATATGGTACCTCTATTGAGAAGTTACAATCAGCAACCTCAAGTAGTGCCGAAGGAATAGGATTCCGGCAATCAATGAAAGCCGCGATGGGTGAGTTGCCTAAAGAATCTGTCGATACTATAATCACGCACGCGCCCGGAACTATCATGGGCGATAATTCTGAACTTGCTGCGATACGAGCTGTTTACGGCGATAATCATCCTAGATTATGTAATAATAAATGGCAACTAGGTCACTCGTTAGGTGCCAGTGCCGCGGTAAGCCTGGTTATGGCTGCAAGTATGCTAGATAGAGGTGTTTTTCATTCAATTCCTTATCTTGAAGAACGAGTGATTAATCCTAGAAACACGAATACTGATCCTAAACAGATTATGGTAAACGCAAGCGGTTTCGGTGGGAATTGCGTGAGCATCTTGCTGGAAAAAAGCCAACATTAAACAACGGCAATAGCTAGATAATCGCATCACTTTTCTATTTTTACCTAACTATACCAACATTTATGCAAACTAGACACGACTGGACTAAAGAAGAGATACTAGAGATTTACAACAAGCCAATTATGGAGTTGTTGTATGATGCCGCGACCGTGCATCGTGAGTATCACAATCCTAATCAGGTTCAGGTTTCTACCTTGCTTTCTATCAAGACAGGTGGTTGTCCAGAAGATTGCGGTTACTGCCCACAGGCGGCGCGTTATCACACAGATATTGAAGGGAACGATTTGATGAGTGTGCAACAGGTAAAAGCACAAGCGTTGCGCGCAAAATCAAGCGGTAGTTCCAGAGTTTGTATGGGTGCTGCATGGCGTAATGTTAAGGATGGACCAGAGTTTGATCAGGTGCTAGAAATGGTACGCACGATCAACAAACTGGACATGGAAGTGTGTTGTACGCTAGGAATGATCACAGAAAATCAAGCGCACAGACTTGCCGAGGCTGGACTGTACGCTTACAATCATAACCTTGACAGTAGCGAGGAATATTATAAAGAAGTGATCTCGACTAGAGGTTATCAAGATCGATTAGACACGATTGACAACGTGCGCAAAACCAATGTCACTGTCTGTAGCGGTGGAATTATAGGAATGGGTGAGAATGTAGAAGATCGCGCTGGCATGCTGGTCGCGCTGGCTAGTTTGAGTCCTCAACCTGAAAGTACACCTATCAATGCGCTTGTTGCTGTAGAAGGCACACCACTAGAGGAGCAGCAACCAGTTTCTATTTGGGAAATGATACGCATGGTGGCCACTACTAGAATTGTAATGCCACAGACTCAGGTACGTTTAAGTGCTGGTAGAACGAGTATGAGTAGAGAAGGACAGGCAATGTGCTTTTTTGCTGGTGCTAACTCCATATTTGCAGGAGACAAATTGCTTACCACACCTAATCCAGATGTAAATGAGGACATGGAGATGTTCAAGATGTTAGGACTGGAGCCTATGAAGCCTTTTGTCAAGAAGGCACAACCAGAAACGGTTGAAGAGCAATACAGCAAGTACAAGGATCAAGGCGAGAAGCCACGCTGGACACGACCTGAACATAAGATCGAGCGCAATGAGCAGGCAAAGGAAGCTGCCAAGGCAAAAGTGTAGATTCAAGATAGGATTTTTTTCTACTTAACGATTAAACAATGGTATGAGCCAGTTGAACTTAAAAGAAATACCTAGATTCAAGACACTTGCACGAGAAGAGTTTATCAAGAACTACCTCAAGCCGCAAAAGCCTGTGGTTATTGAGCAATTGACGTCTGACTGGCCAGCTTATGAAAAGTGGAACCTAGAATACATCAACAGTATTGCTGGAGATAAAACAGTACCGTTGTACGATGATCGACCAGTAAAACATGATGAGGGCTTTAATCAAGCACATGCAGAAATGAAGATGAGTGAGTACATCGATCTGCTCAAGAAAGGACCCACCAACTTTAGGATCTTTTTGTATAATATCATGAAAGAGGTGCCTTCTCTTCAAACAGACTTTAAATATCCCGACCTGGGCATGAAGCTGATTAAAGGCTTGCCAATGATGTTTTTTGGTGGAACAGACAGTAAAGTGTTCATGCACTATGATATCGATTTCACCAACATCCTGCACTTTCACTTTCATGGTAAAAAGCGCTGCATAATTCTAGCACCAGATCAATCTAAGTTTATGTATAAAGTTCCCAATGCACTGATCACGCGTGAGGATATTGACTTTAGCAATCCAGACTTAGAGAAATGGCCAGCACTAAAACAAGCCCAAGGACATGTATGCGAACTCAACCACGGTGAGATGCTTTACATGCCAGAAGGTTACTGGCACTATATGCATTATTTGACGCCAGGTTTTTCTATAAGTCTGCGTTCTTATCCTAGAAAGATTAAAAACTTGAGTAAGGCGCTTTACAATATCATGATCATGCGTCATTATGATAATCTCATGAGACGATTAAAAGGTCAAGATTGGATCGATTATAAAAATGAGCAGGCGATCGAGCGTACGCATAAGAAATTGGGAATTTTTTGAACTCGAACTCGAATATCGAAATTGCCTAGGTAATTACTTGAGGCTACAGGCAAAATCCTTTTTCCTTTGAGAAGGATTATGACAACAATGGAACTTGAACTCGAACAAAGAATATCGACTTATCTCCCAAGAAAATTTATTCCACATACCACAAAAACCTCATAACTCTGAAGTGCTAACTCATAACTATCACGGCACTAATTCCTTTGCTTTTGCATAAACCAGATGAGATTCCCAGCCGCGGTATAGCAGGTAGTCTGCGAGCTTCTTACGGCGTTTGTACTTGTCGGTTTCTGTGAGTTGTTGGTTACGCTTTCGCGAAAGCTTATCAAAGGTCAACCTATAATCATCATCGGAGATTTCTGCGAGACCTCTATCAATCGTTTTCTTGTTGAGACCACGCGCTTTGAGTTCGCGGGTAATACGTTGCCGACCCCATTTCTTAATACGGAATTTGCCACGTGCAAATGCCTGTGCATATCTAGTCTCGTTGAGGAAATCATGTTGCAGTAAATGTGGAATAATTTGATCAATAGCATCGTCAATCATTCCCATCTTCTTAAGCTTGTCATTGACATCTTTATGACATCGCTCCTGATAGGCGCAGTAGCGCTCGAGCGCTCGGGTTGCGGTTTCTACGGTGTATGATTTTTGAGAGTTTTGCACAGCACTAAATTAGCGGTTAAAACTTAGATGTACTTGCAAGTACCACCTTCCTTTTTGAAGAATACCCATAAAAAAAGCGCCTAGCGATCTGGCCGCTAGGCGCTTGATGTTGTTGAGATTTATAGTTGTTCACCTTTAATATCAGTAAAATGATA
This window harbors:
- a CDS encoding beta-ketoacyl synthase N-terminal-like domain-containing protein; its protein translation is MLLENPIYIHDTALVSPLGDTGFDSHQTNFAQQDDVLVGRIDDQFKQELEVLVKKHPKYRNLDRSTLLAILAARKLQITDAQTAVNIGSSRGATGIWEDAYSSFRESGTTPTQTSPLTTLGNLSSWVAQDLGTIGTAFSHSITCATASHAVLNAIAWLNAGMATSFIAGGAEAPLTDFTIKQMQALRIYSQQSAEFPCRALDQNKNQNMMILGEAAACLLLSKKPVKGGIKIIGYGTSIEKLQSATSSSAEGIGFRQSMKAAMGELPKESVDTIITHAPGTIMGDNSELAAIRAVYGDNHPRLCNNKWQLGHSLGASAAVSLVMAASMLDRGVFHSIPYLEERVINPRNTNTDPKQIMVNASGFGGNCVSILLEKSQH
- a CDS encoding regulatory protein RecX produces the protein MQNSQKSYTVETATRALERYCAYQERCHKDVNDKLKKMGMIDDAIDQIIPHLLQHDFLNETRYAQAFARGKFRIKKWGRQRITRELKARGLNKKTIDRGLAEISDDDYRLTFDKLSRKRNQQLTETDKYKRRKKLADYLLYRGWESHLVYAKAKELVP
- a CDS encoding cupin-like domain-containing protein, with protein sequence MSQLNLKEIPRFKTLAREEFIKNYLKPQKPVVIEQLTSDWPAYEKWNLEYINSIAGDKTVPLYDDRPVKHDEGFNQAHAEMKMSEYIDLLKKGPTNFRIFLYNIMKEVPSLQTDFKYPDLGMKLIKGLPMMFFGGTDSKVFMHYDIDFTNILHFHFHGKKRCIILAPDQSKFMYKVPNALITREDIDFSNPDLEKWPALKQAQGHVCELNHGEMLYMPEGYWHYMHYLTPGFSISLRSYPRKIKNLSKALYNIMIMRHYDNLMRRLKGQDWIDYKNEQAIERTHKKLGIF
- the bioB gene encoding biotin synthase BioB; translation: MQTRHDWTKEEILEIYNKPIMELLYDAATVHREYHNPNQVQVSTLLSIKTGGCPEDCGYCPQAARYHTDIEGNDLMSVQQVKAQALRAKSSGSSRVCMGAAWRNVKDGPEFDQVLEMVRTINKLDMEVCCTLGMITENQAHRLAEAGLYAYNHNLDSSEEYYKEVISTRGYQDRLDTIDNVRKTNVTVCSGGIIGMGENVEDRAGMLVALASLSPQPESTPINALVAVEGTPLEEQQPVSIWEMIRMVATTRIVMPQTQVRLSAGRTSMSREGQAMCFFAGANSIFAGDKLLTTPNPDVNEDMEMFKMLGLEPMKPFVKKAQPETVEEQYSKYKDQGEKPRWTRPEHKIERNEQAKEAAKAKV
- the bioA gene encoding adenosylmethionine--8-amino-7-oxononanoate transaminase, with the protein product MTKEQLLKIDAQNIWHPLTQHKTAAAPLPIARAEGNYLIDHNGKKHLDAISSWYTCSYGHVNPVLTNALKEQVDQLHHVVFAGMTHEPAARLSEKLLNILPYNQSKLFFSENGSTSVEIAIKMAFQYHFNRGEKRNVVLALENGFHGDTFGAMSASGLSVYNGPFEDLLIKVERIPAPTSNNIEEVLEEAARIFEEHQVSSFIYEPLVQGAAAMQLNDPQALCRLLRLCQEYGVVTIADEVMTGFGKTGTYFASDHVLNKPDIMCLSKALTGGIMPMAITSCSQEIYDAFLDDDTSRGFFHGHTYSGNPLGCAVAAAAIDLLTSDEIQHQLKAIVKAHQLFKSRLLEHDQVESVRTCGVILAFDLVGEISRYGDERNAIFQWFWNKEIFLRPLGRTIYIVPPFTTTAVELQQVYEVMIEFLDQR